A segment of the Trifolium pratense cultivar HEN17-A07 linkage group LG7, ARS_RC_1.1, whole genome shotgun sequence genome:
TGGTCTAATAGTTGATGATAGATTATCTAAACCTTCAACGTCATCCCCGCGGTGGTAACTACTAACTggaaaaagaagataaaataatCAGAGAAAAATGGCGGTGGCGATTCAATGTCTATCGTGTGCTCGTTTCGTCACTGTCGGAGGAAACCGATCCTATCCACTACAACGAAAACCTCTTCTCTTCTCCGCCACTCTTTCTTCTCGCTCTCTGAACCTTCACTCCTCAATTGTCACTGCCTCTTCCAAAAAGAAAACCAACAAGGTTATCTCAATTTCAACAATATTCTTCCAATTCCAAATCCAATACAATTCATACTTCCTAAATGCTTAATTTAtactttactttttattttttgcagaaAAAATCATCTCATGTTACCGAAGGGAACGATGAAGAGGAAGACGCGTTTGAGTTGCTCTTCAAGCAACTCGAAGAAGATCTCAAAAATGACGATGGCGGTGACGACGATGACGATGATGATATAACTGAAGAAGAAATGGCTTTATTTGAACATGAATTAGAAGGTCTGTTAGGTGaattagatgatgatgatgatgaattgtCGGACTCAGATAGCAGTGAAACAGAAGCTGATAATGATGCTGAAAAAACTAGTGCTGATGGAAATGAGAATTCACTGAAGCTTAGAACTTGGCAATTGAATAAATTGGCTAGAGCCTTGAAAACTGGACGCCGCAAAATAAGTGTAAGTGTTTTgattaagtaatttttttagcctaatttgttttttcacTTGTTGCCAGATTAGATTTTACATATCTTTCAATTTGTTCTAATTTCATTTCTTTACGTAATTAGTTATGAGTTTAAGTTTGCTTATGATTGAAATCAAATATTGTTAATGATATGACGATTATCATTGATCGACAGTGTACAGACATTTACAACAGTATATATGAAGCTTATTATGTCCTATGTCCTGATTAATTGTTAAGTTGATGGAAAAAGTTGATATAGCAGTCAGGTTGGGTTTCTTGCTCTTGAATGACTTGTAACTGGTCCTGAATTAAGTCAAATATAGGGTCTGTTggtttcagctttaaaaaaaaggatttttatgaaaaaaatctatagagattttgaagaaaatctaaagctatttaccgtttgtttacaatcataaaaatttatttttttaagatggtgagggatgatgagtgataaaaaatggattttgataaaagctattgaaaataaattctcattttgatgaaaacaatgatttttttactaaaatgatttttgaaaaaatctgaaacaaacacaagtaagataaaaaaatagatttttttggtgaaaaatctgaaacaaacaggcccaTAATAGTTAATAGTAATTTGTGGAGAGAATCTTCGATTAGTATGCAAACATCTTAACTTCAACTTGGatacttttttaaaatgtttataTTAAGAATCTGAGACGGATTTTTCCTTCAAAGTGGTGCAAGTTTGAAGGTAGTTATTATGTGTTAATGAGAcaaaagaaagaaggaaagtGAGGGATCTTTGTATTATCACACATACTCAACGTGAAAGAACCTGTGCCTCAGTTGCGAGGTAATCCCGAATGTTGACTTTGGGACTCATTTCTCATTTATCTTTCCAATTTGTTGCAGGTAAAAGCCCTTGCTGCTGATGTCTGTCTGGATAGATCTCTCGTTCTTAATTTGCTCCGTAACCCTCCTCCGAATCTTCTGATGCTGAGCCTATCGATACCTGATGAACCCACACCATCAGCAATAGTACCTGAAACTACACCCGGGGAGACTCTTTATAAAGAAACAAGTGCAGACCATGCAGATCATGCAGAATCTGAGCCAAAGTCTGACTTACCTATTCATACCATGCAACAGAATTGGTCATCTCGAAAGAGATTGAAAAAGGCCCAACTTGACACTCTGGAGAGAGTTTACATGAGATCAAAGCGACCCACTGTAAGTAAAATTTCCCATGCTTCACTATCACAAGTTTTATGTTGCTAAATCATCCATACACAACTAGAGAAATCTTCATTGGCTTATTTAACTAGTTCTGATTTAACGTCTCCATCTTTCTAGTCCAGTAACAATTCCCTCTTAAATCAAAAGTTATGTTTGAGAATCTTAAAATAAATGATGCTTGTATTAGTAGTCTGGTTTCATACAAAACAATTAAGATGcgtaattatatatatcatgtATGTCTTTCACCGTGTTTCATGATTATTTTATGTACTCATACTTTATGTTGTGCTGCACTAATACTTTATATTGCAAAATCCAAGACTAGTAATACAACTACCAAAAATGAAGGTTAATCAACCGTTCTCATTCTCAGTCCTCAAGCTAAGTGTTTGATTATGTATTTGTACATATTGGTCAATATTAGATTTATGGTTTTGTAATTAAGATTAACCCCTCCCACAATGTCAACTGTCACCTCTTTTTGTTGTGTGTATATACTCTATTGAAAGTTATTAAACACTATgtattcattacatattatgaTATTTTACATTAATAGGGGGAAACATGAGTCTTGGTAGTTAATATAGTAATTTTGAAATTCTCCTTGTTGCATAACTTGTTAACTTCAAATTTATCTGTCTGCCTTGAATGACAATGCAGAATGCAATGATAAGCAGTATCGTGCATGTTACAAACATTCCACGGAAAAAGGTTATTAAGTGGTTCGAAGACAGACGTGCTGAGGAGGGAGTTCCAGAACGCCGTCTTCCTTACCAGCACTCTGCTCATGAAACTGGTTGAagattttagttgtttttaatgatGCAAGCAATGTGAGAAATCTTATAACTGtatggaaaaaaaatgtttcaccAGCCTTGGTTAGCCTTGATAGTAATTATCGGTTTGGTTATTACAGCGATCATCAAAACTAGGATGTGATCCATTGATACTAATAGAGTACTACATAAGTtaatttgttagtttgttagcgACACGGTGTTCTACAGTCACTATAAACAAGAGCTATAAATAAGAGCACTGATTGTATCCAATActagtctttttttttcctttcacaaTAACAAACTCAACTCATTTCATTAATCCAATACTAGTCTTTTAATCAATCAACAATGTTGtctttctgtcaaaaaaaaaaaaaagttgtctttAGGATTTTAATTCTCTCAAAGTCTTAAACTAACAGGCTCTAGCCAATGTTTTATCACTCGCATCCTTAGAATACTAATATGGTATCAAAGCAATATCACGAGGCTTCCACAACTCTTGCTGTCATGGATGTGAATCAGAAATTCCATTCTGCAATAGATCCAAGCTTCTTTGATATTGTATGAGGCACGATTCATTTGATTCATTCCCTGCTTCCATGGGTCATGCATTGATGAATCTTTCTCCAACAACACCGAAAGGCGATTGAATATCTCTGTCGCACCTTCGTTCTTTAGTGTGGTGACTGGTGGCTCATCACCATTGTTGCTTGTATCAGGGTGTTACTTTGATCATAGAGTGTTCCTGTTGTGTCTATGTCATCTCGGCTCAT
Coding sequences within it:
- the LOC123899586 gene encoding protein OVEREXPRESSOR OF CATIONIC PEROXIDASE 3-like; translated protein: MAVAIQCLSCARFVTVGGNRSYPLQRKPLLFSATLSSRSLNLHSSIVTASSKKKTNKKKSSHVTEGNDEEEDAFELLFKQLEEDLKNDDGGDDDDDDDITEEEMALFEHELEGLLGELDDDDDELSDSDSSETEADNDAEKTSADGNENSLKLRTWQLNKLARALKTGRRKISVKALAADVCLDRSLVLNLLRNPPPNLLMLSLSIPDEPTPSAIVPETTPGETLYKETSADHADHAESEPKSDLPIHTMQQNWSSRKRLKKAQLDTLERVYMRSKRPTNAMISSIVHVTNIPRKKVIKWFEDRRAEEGVPERRLPYQHSAHETG